One Rhea pennata isolate bPtePen1 chromosome 31, bPtePen1.pri, whole genome shotgun sequence genomic window carries:
- the AQP10 gene encoding aquaporin-10, with product MVFAPFLKRARTLLRVRNQLVRECLAELLAVFVLILITLGGSAQTVTSLGTKGDLLTSHLAGALGVMVAIYMAGGVSGAHLNPAFSLALCMLARFPWWKFPIFLTVQTLGAFLSAGAVYALYYDAIQNYSNGTLAVSGPRETASIFATYPADYLSLRNGFLDQVMGTGLLVAGVLAIGDPRNNGVPRGLEPVAVALLVFSIELSMGSNCGSPINPARDFGPRLFTYVAGWGTEVFSRGNGWWWVPVVAPLLGAVAGSALYQLLVAFHHPAEESDSPGVERNIMIPIATRTPYGDK from the exons aTGGTCTTCGCTCCCTTCTTGAAGAGGGCTCGGACCCTGCTCCGCGTCCGCAACCAGCTTGTGCGGGAGTGCCTGGCCGAGCTGCTGGCCGTCTTCGTGCTCATC CTCATCACCCTGGGGGGGTCGGCGCAGACGGTCACCAGCTTGGGCACCAAGGGCGACCTCCTCACCTCCCACCTGGCCGGGGCCCTGGGCGTTATGGTGGCGATTTACATGGCTGGCGGGGTCTCAG GCGCCCACCTGAACCCGGCTTTCTCCCTCGCCCTGTGCATGCTGGCGCGGTTCCCATGGTGGAAATTTCCCATCTTCCTCACCGTGCAGACCCTGGGAGCCTTCCTCTCCGCGGGCGCCGTCTACGCCCTCTATTATG ACGCCATCCAGAACTACAGCAACGGCACCCTGGCCGTCTCCGGCCCCAGGGAAACCGCCTCCATCTTCGCCACCTACCCCGCTGACTACCTCTCGCTCCGCAACGGCTTCCTCGACCAG gTGATGGGCACCGGGCTGCTGGTGGCCGGTGTCCTGGCCATCGGGGACCCCCGCAACAACGGCGTCCCCAGGGGCCTGGAGCCGGTGGCCGTGGCCCTGCTGGTCTTCTCCATCGAGCTCTCCATGGGCTCCAACTGCGGCAGCCCCATCAACCCCGCGCGGGATTTCGGGCCCCGGCTCTTCACCTACGTGGCGGGCTGGGGCACCGAGGTGTTCAG CAGGGGCAACGGCTGGTGGTGGGTGCCCGTGGTGGCCCCGCTGCTGGGCGCCGTGGCCGGCTCGGCCCTTTACCAGCTCTTGGTGGCCTTTCACCACCCGGCGGAGGAGAGCGACAGCCCCGGCGTCGAGAGGAACATCATGATCCCCATCGCCACCAGGACGCCCTATGGGGACAAGTGA
- the HAX1 gene encoding HCLS1-associated protein X-1, whose translation MSFYDMFRGFFGFPGARRPRDPLFGEAAWDEEDDDGDGDSWAPPRPPEHFGFGSFEELLRDMGDILGSLGGAWASPPQPFGPALPGPSEDGVGRPLRDSMLKHPDGPAPPGGPGAAREPPWRPFVGLEDPQPAAPGLKEDQDLDSQVSSAGLGTILRPDEPKPRSYFRSISVTKVTLPDGAVEERRTVQDSQGRRETTVTRRRGDQAFITTTTEDGESRDYHEEVVNMDDRELAQFAGTWQQRDELRAPGPSSSSSLLSRLFRRWFSGS comes from the exons ATGAGCTTTTACGACATGTTCCGGGGCTTCTTCGGGTTCCCGGGGGCGCGCAG GCCCCGGGACCCGCTCTTCGGCGAGGCGGCGTGGGACGAGGAGGACGACGATGGCGACGGCGACAGctgggccccgccgcggccccccgagCACTTCGGCTTCGGCAGCTTCGAGGAGCTGCTGCGCGACATGGGCGACATCCTGGGCTCCCTCGGGGGTGCCTGGGCCAGCCCCCCCCAGCCCTTCG GgcccgccctgcccggccccagcGAGGACGGCGTGGGGCGGCCGCTGCGGGACTCCATGCTGAAGCACCCGGACGGTCCAGCGCCCCCGGgaggccccggcgccgcccgcgaGCCACCCTGGAGACCCTTCGTGGGG CTGGAAGACCCTCAGCCGGCTGCTCCTGGCCTCAAGGAAGATCAAG ATCTGGACTCCCAGGTCTCCTCTGCGGGGCTGGGGACCATCCTGCGACCGGACGAGCCAAAGCCCCGCTCTTATTTCCGGAGCATCTCTGTCACCAAAGTGACGCTTCCTGATGGG GCGGTGGAGGAGCGCCGGACCGTGCAGGACAGCCAGGGCCGCCGGGAGACGACGGTGACGCGCCGCAGGGGCGACCAGGCCTTCATCACCACCACCACGGAGGACGGGGAGAGCAGAGACTACCACGAGGAGGTGGTCAACATGGACGACC GGGAGCTGGCGCAGTTCGCAGGCACCTGGCAGCAGCGCGACGAGCTCCGCGCGCCCGGCCCGAGCAGCTCCTCGTCCCTGCTGAGCCGCCTCTTCCGACGCTGGTTCTCCGGCTCGTAG